Sequence from the Halobaculum rubrum genome:
CGTCGCCGGGATCGACATCATCGCCTGTCCGAGACGCGCGGGGACGGAGTCGAACCGCGGCGCGCCGAGCCCGCGCGGGACGCCGCGCGCCTCGAACTCGATGGACCCGCCGATGGAGTCGCCGGCCTGCTGATACTCGTCGATCAACTCGCGCATCTCCTCGGCGGTCTCGGGGTGCGCGCAGCGGACCTCGTTCTCCTCGCTGTGTTCGATCAGCTCCTCGAAGCTCACGTCGGGGGCGACGATGTCACCGATCTGATTGACGTGGGCTTTGATCTGCACGTCGTAGTCGCTCTGGTCGAGCACCGCCTTCGCGACGGCGCCGCCGGCGACCCAGTTGACGGTCTCGCGCGCCGAGGAGCGCCCGCCGCCGCCCCAGTTGCGCGTGCCGAACTTCGCGGAGTAGGTGTAGTCGCCGTGGCTCGGGCGGGGCGCAGTGACGAACGGCTCGTACTTTCCCGAGCGGGCGTCCTTGTTCTGGATGACCATCCCGATCGGCGTTCCCGTGGTGTAGCCGTCCTGGATGCCGGAGTTGATCGTCACCTCGTCGGGCTCGCCGCGGCTGGTCGTGATCATCGACTGGCCCGGCTTTCGGCGGTCGAGATCGCGCTGAATTCGCTCCTCGTCCAGTTCCACGCCGGCCGGAACTCCCGAGACCGTACATCCCATGGCCTCGCCGTGGCTCTCGCCGTAGGTGGTCAGCCGGAACAGCCGACCGAACTCGTTGCCGTTCATGCCCCTGTTCGGTGGGTCGGCGGTATAAAATGCGGCGAAGGTGCGAAGAACCGCCGGGCGGTGGCGTCCGCCGAGGAGGACC
This genomic interval carries:
- the aroC gene encoding chorismate synthase, whose product is MNGNEFGRLFRLTTYGESHGEAMGCTVSGVPAGVELDEERIQRDLDRRKPGQSMITTSRGEPDEVTINSGIQDGYTTGTPIGMVIQNKDARSGKYEPFVTAPRPSHGDYTYSAKFGTRNWGGGGRSSARETVNWVAGGAVAKAVLDQSDYDVQIKAHVNQIGDIVAPDVSFEELIEHSEENEVRCAHPETAEEMRELIDEYQQAGDSIGGSIEFEARGVPRGLGAPRFDSVPARLGQAMMSIPATTAFEFGLGREAREVTGHDRNEDWEFDEGDHPETVSEEGDPVPVGNDHGGLQGGITTGEPIHGEVTWHAPTSIPKEQTTADWETGEEKQVQVVGRHDPVLPPRAVPVVEAMLYCTVLDFMLLGGRINPDRLDGQVGEYDTEYHPSSPENEE